GCTCCTCTTCCCCCGGATTCTTGGCGATACCGTGGGAAATGTAATCGACGATATCCAGGCGCGTAATCTGCTGTTTATTAAGGAAAAATACAGCCTGGGATTCCTTTTCACTGAAAATGGCGGCCAGTACGTTGGCGCCTGTGGCCTCCTTCTTTTCGGAGGACTGGACCTGGAAAACCGCCCGCTGGAGAACGCGCTGGAATCCCAGCGTGGGCTGGGTTTCACGGTCACTATTCTCGGGCAGCAATGGGACCGTCTCGTCCAGAAAGGCGGAGAGCTCGCGGCGCAGCGTGTCCATGTCGGAACCACAAGCCCGGAGCACCTCTACGGCTGACGGGTTGTCCAGCAATGCAAGCAGCAGGTGCTCCACCGTCATATATTCGTGACGTTTGGCCCGCGCTTCCTTGAAAGCCAGATTCAGGGTGAACTCGAGCTCTTTACTTAGCATGATTACCTCGTGGGCTAGGCAGCTTCCATTGTGCAAAGGAGCGGATGCTCGTGCTTGCGTGCATGTTCGCAGACCTGAACCACTTTCGTTTCGGCGACGTCCCGAGCGAAAGTCCCGCAAACCGCTTTACCTTCAGTATGTACCGCAAGCATCACCCGCGTCGCTTTATGGCGATCCATGCCGAAAAACTGTTCCAGTACATGGATGACGAAGTCCATTGGAGTATAGTCATCGTTCAGTAAAATGACTTTGTACATGGGTGGCCGTCTTAGTTCCGGCTTACTCTCTTCGACCGCCAGACTTTCATCGTGTTCGTGTTGGGTCTTGTCCTTTTTCGACATGACCTGTACCCCAAAAGCTTTGCAAGAATTTGTTGGTCAACCCAAGACATCGGCCCTGGAACCCCTTTCCAACGCCCGGTTGGACAAACGCTCAAAAATGTTAGAGATTTCACGCATCTTCAAGGTTCCCCTGAACCATGCAGTTGCCCGAAGCTCTTGGGCATAAGTGTACTATGCCCAGCCACGGGTAAAACCATGAATTTCATGCGTGATGGATGGGGCCGGTCTGCCGATTACCCGTCGGAAACAGAAAAGGGGGCGAAAACCCTCGCCCCCCTGATCTCCGGCGGCTCAGTCCGGCTCACATATTGTCGATAATGGCGTCGCCAAATCCCGAACAGCTCAACAGCGTCGCGCCCTCCATCAGCCGTTCGAAGTCGTAGGTCACGGTCTTGGCGGCGATGGCACCTGCCATACCCTTGACGATGAGATCGGCGGCTTCACTCCAGCCCAGATGGCGCAGCATCATTTCGGCTGAAAGGATCAGGGAGCCCGGGTTCACCTGATCCTTGCCGGCATACTTGGGGGCGGTACCGTGGGTCGCCTCGAACATCGCCACGCTATCGGAAAGGTTGGCCCCCGGGGCGATACCGATACCACCCACCTGTGCCGCCAGTGCGTCGGAGACGTAGTCTCCGTTGAGGTTCAGGGTGGCAATCACATCGTATTCGGCCGGGCGCAGGAGGATTTGCTGCAGGAATGCATCGGCAATGGCATCCTTGATGACGATCGCTTTCCCGCTTCTGGGGTTTTTCAGGGTCATCCAGGGACCGCCATCCAGCAGCTCGGCGCCGAACTCGTCGGCTGCCAATTCATAGCCCCAGTTTTTGAAGGCGCCCTCGGTAAACTTCATGATATTGCCCTTGTGCACCAGCGTTACCGAGTCGCGATCGTTGTCAATGGCATACTGAATGGCCTTGCGTACCAGGCGCCTGGTACCCTCTTCCGAGACTGGCTTGACCCCAATCCCCGAACTCTCCGGGAAGCGGATTTTGGTTACGCCCATTTCGTTCCGGAAGAAGTCGATCACCTTCCTGACTTCGGGGGTACCGGCAGCCCATTCGATACCGGCGTAGATGTCTTCGGAATTCTCGCGGAAGATGACCATGTCGGTCTTCTCCGGCTCCTTGAGGGGACTGGGGGTGCCGTCGTAATAACGCACCGGGCGCAGGCACACATAGAGGTCCAGGTCCTGACGCAGGGTGACGTTCAGGGAGCGAATACCGCCACCGACCGGTGTGGTCAGCGGACCCTTGATGGCCACGGAAAAATCCTTGATCGCCTGCAGCGTCTCGGCGGGAAGCCAGGTGTTCTCGCCGTAGCGTTCGTTGGCCTTCTCGCCGGCATAGATTTCCATCCAGGCAATGGAGCGTTCACCACCGAAGGCTTTATCCACGGCAGCATCCACCACCTTACGCATTACCGGCGTGATATCGACTCCGGTGCCGTCGCCTTCAATAAAGGGCACAATGGGGTGCTTGGAAACGTTCAGCGAAAAATCGGTGTTAACGGTGATTTTCTCGCCGTTCTCGGGCACCTGGATTTGATCGTAGGCCATGCTCACTCCACTTCCGGAAGCCAAAAAGAAGTCGCGGATTCTAGCATTCCGCCCGCTATTTTCGGTAGTTTCCCGAATACAGCGCCGCATACCGGCCCCGGAAAAGTGAATAATTAACTTTAAATAAGAATTTCAAGATATTGAATTAATTAATATTTTATACATATCGTTGGCCCGTAGAAACACCACGCGGTCTGAAGGCCGACAACAACGCATGGCCCACTAGCCCGACCTGTCACGGTATTCGATTTCCATGACGAAACTCATCCTGTTCAACAAACCCTATGGCGTCCTCACCCAGTTTCGGGATCGTGAGGGCCGCGCCACCCTGGCAGACTACATTTCGATCAAGGGCGTCTATCCGGCCGGACGGCTGGATCGGGACAGCGAGGGTCTGCTGCTGCTGACCGATTCCGGTTCCCTGCAGCACCGGATTGCCGATCCGCGTCATAAACTTTCCAAGACCTATTGGGTCCAGGTGGAAAAGGAACCCGGCAAGGAGGTGTTGCAGCAGCTGGCCACAGGGGTAGAGTTGAAGGATGGCCGAACCCGGCCGGCGAAGGTGGAGCGAATGGCCGAACCGGAGCTCTGGCCGCGGGATCCACCGGTGCGTGAGCGCAAGTCGATACCCACCGCCTGGCTGCAGCTGACCCTGACCGAGGGCCGGAATCGACAGGTCCGGCGCATGACCGCCGCGGTGGGTCACCCGACTCTGCGTCTGGTCCGTGTAGCCATCGGCCCGTTTGGACTGGAAGGGCTTGCGCCCGGCGAGTGGCGCGAGGTTGACCCCGAACAGTATCGGGGTATAGTTCCGCGGAAACCGACCCAGCGGCCGGTTCCTCGACACCGACGAGGAGACAGCCATGAGCACCGAAAACCCGCACGTCACCGTCGCCGCGATCATTGAACACGATGATCGGTTTTTGCTCGTGGAGGAGCAGCCTGCAGAGACGGTGGTGCTGAACCAGCCTGCCGGGCACGTGGAGCCGGGAGAGTCGATTCTCGACGCCGTCATCCGCGAAACCTTCGAAGAGACGGGGCGTCACTTCACGCCCGATGCCCTGGTCGGCATCTATACATGGACGAATCCGCGTACGGGTGCCTGCTTTGTCCGCTTCGCCATCCACGGACGCGCCTCGGATGCCGACGAGTCCCGGGAACTGGATAAAGATATTATCGATACACTCTGGCTCAATCGGGTCGAGGTCTGGTCTCAACGCCACAAATTGCGCAGCCCCATGGTGCTGCGGGTCATCGACGATTATCTTGCCGGTCACCGCCATCCGTTAAGCATATTGACCGATATCACCTAACCAATGCCCCATCCCAAACACGTCATCGTCGGCCTCTCCGGCGGGGTAGACTCCTCTGTTGCCGCACTTCTTCTCCAGAAACAGGGCTACCGGGTGGAGGGCCTGTTCATGAAAAACTGGGAGGAGGACGACACCTCCGATCACTGTACAGCGGCAGAAGACCTCGCCGATGCCCAGGCGGTGGCCGATGCCCTCGGTATTCGCTTGCACGCCATCAATTTTTCTGCCGAGTACTGGGACCGCGTTTTCACCCATTTCCTCGACGAATTCCGCGCCGGGCGAACGCCCAATCCCGACGTCCTCTGCAATACCGAGATCAAATTCAAGGCGTTCCTCGAACACGCCATCGATCTGGGTGCCGATGCCATCGCCACTGGACACTATGCGCGGGTACGCGAGCGAAACGGAAGTTTCCAGCTTCTCAAGGGACTGGATGCGGACAAAGACCAGAGCTATTTCCTGCACGGCCTTAATCAGTACCAGCTCTCGCGGGCGCTCTTTCCGCTGGGTGAACTCGACAAGGGCGAGGTACGGAAGATCGCGCAAGCAGCCGGACTGGTTACCTTCGCCAAACGCGACAGCACCGGTATCTGTTTCATCGGGGAGCGTGATTTTCGCACCTTTCTGAAGCGTTACCTGCCCGCCCAGCCCGGCGACATGCGGACCCCCGAGGGGGAGACGATCGGACGCCACGAGGGGCTCATGTACTATACGCTGGGACAGCGGCAGGGACTCGGCATCGGCGGCGTGCCCGGCTATCCGGAGGCGCCCTGGTTCGTCGTCGACAAGGACCTGGAGAACAACATCCTTGTGGTCGCCCAGGGACATAATCACCCGCGGCTGCTCAGCAGCGCACTGATCACCGGACCGGTCCACTGGATCAGCGGCGAGACGCCAGTCATGCCGCTGCCCTGCTCTGCCAGAGTCCGCTACCGGCAGTCCGATCAGTCCTGTATGGTGGAGAGCCATTCCGGGAATAGCGTCCGCGCCAGCTTCGATGTCCCCCAGCGGGCGGTAACCCCCGGTCAGTCGGTGGTATTCTATGCGGGCGAAATCTGCCTGGGCGGCGCAGTGATCGAGACAGCGTTCACCGAATCCAGACCCCGGGATTGAGTCGGGCCCTCGCCACCCTTATCTTCCTATCGGACTCGTCCGCGGAACTTTCATGAACAAAAGCGTTACCGACAAAACCCTGGCGCTCGCCGGCATCTTTCAGGCGGTCTACCTGGTCGATCAGGTGGCCCGGCGCGGATCCGCTGAT
This genomic interval from Thiohalomonas denitrificans contains the following:
- the clpS gene encoding ATP-dependent Clp protease adapter ClpS — protein: MSKKDKTQHEHDESLAVEESKPELRRPPMYKVILLNDDYTPMDFVIHVLEQFFGMDRHKATRVMLAVHTEGKAVCGTFARDVAETKVVQVCEHARKHEHPLLCTMEAA
- the icd gene encoding NADP-dependent isocitrate dehydrogenase, whose translation is MAYDQIQVPENGEKITVNTDFSLNVSKHPIVPFIEGDGTGVDITPVMRKVVDAAVDKAFGGERSIAWMEIYAGEKANERYGENTWLPAETLQAIKDFSVAIKGPLTTPVGGGIRSLNVTLRQDLDLYVCLRPVRYYDGTPSPLKEPEKTDMVIFRENSEDIYAGIEWAAGTPEVRKVIDFFRNEMGVTKIRFPESSGIGVKPVSEEGTRRLVRKAIQYAIDNDRDSVTLVHKGNIMKFTEGAFKNWGYELAADEFGAELLDGGPWMTLKNPRSGKAIVIKDAIADAFLQQILLRPAEYDVIATLNLNGDYVSDALAAQVGGIGIAPGANLSDSVAMFEATHGTAPKYAGKDQVNPGSLILSAEMMLRHLGWSEAADLIVKGMAGAIAAKTVTYDFERLMEGATLLSCSGFGDAIIDNM
- a CDS encoding pseudouridine synthase: MTKLILFNKPYGVLTQFRDREGRATLADYISIKGVYPAGRLDRDSEGLLLLTDSGSLQHRIADPRHKLSKTYWVQVEKEPGKEVLQQLATGVELKDGRTRPAKVERMAEPELWPRDPPVRERKSIPTAWLQLTLTEGRNRQVRRMTAAVGHPTLRLVRVAIGPFGLEGLAPGEWREVDPEQYRGIVPRKPTQRPVPRHRRGDSHEHRKPARHRRRDH
- a CDS encoding NUDIX hydrolase produces the protein MSTENPHVTVAAIIEHDDRFLLVEEQPAETVVLNQPAGHVEPGESILDAVIRETFEETGRHFTPDALVGIYTWTNPRTGACFVRFAIHGRASDADESRELDKDIIDTLWLNRVEVWSQRHKLRSPMVLRVIDDYLAGHRHPLSILTDIT
- the mnmA gene encoding tRNA 2-thiouridine(34) synthase MnmA → MPHPKHVIVGLSGGVDSSVAALLLQKQGYRVEGLFMKNWEEDDTSDHCTAAEDLADAQAVADALGIRLHAINFSAEYWDRVFTHFLDEFRAGRTPNPDVLCNTEIKFKAFLEHAIDLGADAIATGHYARVRERNGSFQLLKGLDADKDQSYFLHGLNQYQLSRALFPLGELDKGEVRKIAQAAGLVTFAKRDSTGICFIGERDFRTFLKRYLPAQPGDMRTPEGETIGRHEGLMYYTLGQRQGLGIGGVPGYPEAPWFVVDKDLENNILVVAQGHNHPRLLSSALITGPVHWISGETPVMPLPCSARVRYRQSDQSCMVESHSGNSVRASFDVPQRAVTPGQSVVFYAGEICLGGAVIETAFTESRPRD